In a genomic window of Halalkalibacillus sediminis:
- a CDS encoding pyrimidine dimer DNA glycosylase/endonuclease V encodes MRLWSINPSYLDAKGLVALWRETLLAQKVLAGQTKGYQNHPQLERFYQHEEPMKAIGIYLQYVYIEAKSRGYNFDSSKILQPEACDPIPVTTGQLDYEWAHLRAKLRKRDPERLKKISESKSKVLIPHPLFEKKEGPIASWEKI; translated from the coding sequence ATGAGGTTATGGTCAATCAATCCTAGTTATTTGGACGCCAAAGGGTTAGTTGCGCTATGGCGAGAAACATTGTTAGCACAGAAAGTGTTAGCTGGACAAACGAAGGGTTATCAAAACCACCCCCAGTTAGAAAGGTTTTATCAACACGAGGAACCGATGAAAGCAATTGGCATTTATCTTCAATATGTATATATTGAAGCAAAATCAAGAGGTTACAATTTTGATTCTTCAAAGATTTTACAACCCGAAGCGTGTGACCCGATTCCTGTAACAACAGGCCAATTAGATTACGAGTGGGCACATTTGCGTGCCAAGCTTAGAAAACGGGATCCCGAAAGGTTGAAGAAGATTAGTGAATCGAAGAGTAAAGTACTGATCCCTCATCCATTATTTGAAAAAAAAGAGGGAC
- a CDS encoding 5'-3' exonuclease, translating into MEKKILLVDGMALLFRAFYSTAMSGYFMVNSKGVPTNAVHGFVRHMMTAANTFQPSHVICCWDMGAHTFRNDLYPDYKANRGAPPEELVPQFDLVKEVTESMEIPNIGEVGYEADDCIGTLAKAYQSEAEVHILTGDQDILQLLDENIKVILLKKGYGNYDIYHAERFTEEKGITPYQMIELKAMMGDTSDNYPGVRGVGEKTALKLLQKHGTLEDILANLDQLTKAQRAKFENDLEMVHLSRKLAEINCETGVTCDLNEAEFRINRERAMEKFQELEFKRLDSLF; encoded by the coding sequence ATGGAAAAAAAGATATTATTAGTAGATGGGATGGCATTGTTATTTCGAGCGTTTTATTCAACTGCGATGAGTGGTTATTTCATGGTCAATAGCAAAGGGGTTCCGACAAATGCCGTGCACGGATTCGTCCGTCATATGATGACTGCAGCCAACACCTTCCAACCTAGCCATGTGATTTGTTGCTGGGATATGGGTGCACATACGTTCAGGAATGATCTGTATCCAGACTATAAAGCCAATCGAGGAGCACCTCCAGAAGAATTAGTACCACAATTCGATCTAGTCAAAGAAGTGACTGAATCGATGGAAATCCCGAATATTGGAGAAGTCGGTTATGAAGCGGATGACTGTATCGGTACACTTGCAAAAGCCTATCAAAGTGAAGCGGAGGTACATATTTTAACAGGGGACCAAGATATTCTTCAGTTATTGGATGAGAATATCAAAGTGATTTTGTTGAAAAAAGGGTATGGAAATTATGATATTTACCATGCTGAGAGATTTACTGAAGAAAAAGGAATTACGCCATACCAGATGATCGAGCTGAAAGCGATGATGGGTGATACGAGCGATAATTACCCTGGCGTTCGTGGTGTTGGTGAGAAAACTGCTTTGAAATTATTACAAAAGCATGGGACTTTGGAAGATATTTTGGCCAATTTGGACCAATTGACAAAAGCGCAGCGTGCAAAATTCGAGAATGATCTAGAGATGGTTCATTTATCTAGAAAACTGGCTGAAATCAATTGCGAAACAGGCGTGACATGTGACCTGAATGAAGCTGAATTTCGAATCAATCGTGAACGTGCAATGGAGAAATTCCAAGAGCTTGAATTCAAACGGTTAGATTCGTTGTTTTAG
- a CDS encoding M20 family metallopeptidase gives MEEIIEYLKNRQGEMLELVEDLVKMESPSQEPILTSQIAEYLTICFTKMTEGTYTRISSDEYTDHIRAEWGTGEEQLLILTHFDTVWPQGTIEEMPFYVEDGKAYGPGTFDMKAGIVQALFAIQAIHELNIHLNKKIVLLMTSDEELGSPTSKEAIMEEAEKSSHVFVMEPPLGENGALKTARKGVGTFDVSVTGVSSHAGIEPEKGASAITELAEQITYLSSLTDLVKGTSVNVGIIDGGSSKNVVAEEAHAVVDVRVQTQEEMDRVVPLIEALSPQDDEVKIEVTGEIYRPPLERTDEIEALFDQASVLSKKYLGFELEEESTGGGSDANFTAELAPTLDGLGAVGDGAHASHEHVIIEEMPKRSALLAMLLVTCGQSK, from the coding sequence ATGGAGGAAATAATTGAGTATTTGAAGAATCGTCAGGGTGAGATGCTTGAGCTTGTGGAAGATTTGGTGAAAATGGAATCCCCATCACAGGAGCCGATACTTACTTCGCAAATTGCTGAATATCTGACGATCTGTTTTACGAAAATGACAGAGGGAACTTATACACGAATTTCAAGTGACGAATATACCGATCATATACGTGCTGAATGGGGAACAGGTGAGGAGCAGTTATTAATCCTCACTCATTTTGATACCGTATGGCCACAAGGAACAATTGAGGAAATGCCATTTTACGTGGAAGATGGAAAAGCATACGGACCAGGGACTTTTGATATGAAAGCTGGCATTGTACAGGCTTTATTCGCTATTCAAGCGATTCATGAGCTGAATATCCATTTGAACAAAAAAATTGTTTTGTTAATGACGAGTGACGAGGAGCTTGGAAGCCCGACATCCAAGGAAGCCATCATGGAGGAAGCTGAGAAGAGTTCACATGTATTTGTAATGGAGCCACCTTTAGGGGAAAACGGTGCGTTAAAAACGGCGCGTAAAGGCGTTGGAACATTCGATGTCAGTGTGACTGGAGTTTCTTCTCACGCCGGAATTGAGCCTGAAAAGGGAGCAAGTGCTATTACAGAGCTTGCTGAACAAATCACTTATCTATCATCTTTGACTGATTTAGTTAAAGGGACATCAGTCAATGTTGGGATTATTGACGGAGGTTCGTCCAAGAATGTGGTAGCTGAAGAAGCGCACGCAGTAGTGGATGTAAGAGTCCAAACTCAAGAAGAAATGGACCGAGTCGTTCCATTGATTGAAGCGCTCTCTCCTCAAGATGATGAGGTTAAGATTGAAGTTACAGGTGAAATCTACCGTCCCCCACTTGAGCGGACGGATGAAATTGAAGCCCTATTCGATCAGGCGAGTGTTTTATCAAAAAAATATCTAGGGTTTGAATTAGAAGAAGAGTCTACAGGTGGTGGCAGTGATGCTAATTTCACGGCTGAATTAGCCCCGACCCTTGATGGTTTAGGGGCAGTTGGTGATGGAGCACACGCTTCACATGAACATGTGATCATAGAAGAAATGCCAAAAAGAAGTGCCTTGTTGGCGATGCTTCTAGTCACCTGCGGGCAATCAAAGTAG
- a CDS encoding sigma-70 family RNA polymerase sigma factor, with product MSVFEHDKDYSQKMTEQDRLRIVEECMNEYGDEIKRLVFTYVSNHADADDISQEVFLKVYQKIDQFKGESELKSWIYRIAINKSKDHLRSWKYRQQKLKDKMERTFKKESAVEHQTPEHISIEDEEANTLMEHVYELPVKYREVIILHYFEQLSTKEIAEVLETNLNTVKARLKRGRERLKTFLDGNGGEQFG from the coding sequence ATGTCAGTGTTCGAACACGATAAAGACTATAGTCAAAAAATGACCGAACAAGATAGATTACGAATCGTAGAAGAATGCATGAATGAATACGGGGACGAAATCAAACGTCTTGTTTTCACATACGTGAGCAATCATGCCGATGCAGATGACATTTCACAAGAAGTATTTCTTAAGGTTTATCAAAAGATAGACCAGTTCAAAGGTGAATCAGAGCTCAAAAGTTGGATTTATCGCATTGCTATTAATAAGAGCAAGGATCACTTAAGAAGTTGGAAATACCGGCAACAAAAGTTAAAAGATAAGATGGAAAGAACGTTCAAGAAAGAATCAGCTGTAGAGCATCAAACGCCTGAACATATTTCCATTGAAGATGAAGAGGCGAATACATTAATGGAACATGTATATGAATTACCGGTGAAGTATCGTGAAGTGATTATTCTTCACTACTTTGAACAATTATCCACAAAAGAGATAGCTGAAGTATTAGAGACAAATTTGAATACTGTCAAAGCTAGATTGAAGCGCGGTAGAGAGCGTCTAAAGACATTCCTTGATGGAAACGGGGGTGAACAGTTTGGATAA
- a CDS encoding DUF3221 domain-containing protein, protein MDKKLEKMRKAYQNNENLRFTKSDKEEVFDKIARHNEPPQKAPLFPWKVVMSMLAVILIGAVIFASADGDFFNTAEAPTTDDEPSNEEDPSIEGYVMEMDEDRILVVEPELSDNDQYQAVWYSDVPDGIEMGQFVYVWHEGQEESYPAQASIDEIEIQESETVDESNLTEQEALNTALSSTDFEDTEVLVVDSVSFDSDSSIWEISLNDSEGTSVSTIQVDDEKNTVVEEEEESFFDYEPYGKPFTKLEIDVVEAMQDSENILNQLSGDATLNAVAIDEKGTVTMDFEPFEESITSGEKGELTQTIAELAFAYDESEEVYVQFEGSSEAFRDYMEAEAVTPITRDNLESNQGPPEPDLEEVLTEYEEKVNNFLEGQADDQRITTHDSIEEIRNDFMTVMSRSQAQYLIETYVREDNGLYLVATGGPVFINLEEPYSTEQVSEKEYQVIQEKDGQMRNGIFTFNIVYNGEAYVVDSIEHEETQ, encoded by the coding sequence TTGGATAAAAAGTTAGAAAAAATGCGAAAAGCATATCAAAATAACGAGAATTTACGCTTTACTAAATCGGACAAAGAAGAAGTGTTTGATAAAATCGCACGTCACAATGAACCTCCTCAAAAAGCTCCCCTATTTCCTTGGAAAGTTGTTATGTCCATGTTAGCTGTAATATTGATTGGCGCAGTCATCTTTGCCAGCGCTGACGGGGATTTCTTTAATACTGCCGAAGCCCCTACTACGGACGATGAACCTTCAAACGAGGAAGATCCATCTATTGAAGGTTATGTAATGGAGATGGACGAAGATCGAATATTGGTCGTTGAACCTGAGCTTTCTGATAATGATCAATACCAAGCTGTTTGGTACAGTGACGTACCGGATGGAATAGAAATGGGACAGTTTGTGTATGTATGGCATGAAGGTCAAGAAGAATCTTATCCAGCTCAAGCTTCTATTGATGAAATCGAAATTCAAGAAAGCGAAACGGTCGATGAATCTAATTTGACCGAACAAGAAGCTTTGAATACAGCATTATCGTCTACTGATTTCGAAGATACTGAAGTTTTAGTGGTTGATTCAGTTTCATTTGATTCAGATTCAAGTATTTGGGAAATTTCTCTGAACGATAGCGAAGGCACATCAGTAAGCACCATTCAAGTTGACGATGAAAAAAATACGGTCGTTGAAGAGGAAGAAGAATCTTTCTTCGATTATGAACCGTATGGCAAACCTTTTACAAAACTTGAAATTGATGTAGTCGAGGCAATGCAAGATAGCGAGAACATCTTGAATCAACTTTCCGGAGATGCCACGTTGAATGCTGTTGCCATTGACGAAAAGGGCACAGTAACGATGGACTTCGAACCTTTTGAAGAATCTATAACGAGCGGGGAAAAAGGAGAACTGACTCAGACGATTGCTGAATTAGCATTTGCATACGACGAAAGCGAAGAAGTCTACGTTCAGTTCGAAGGTAGTAGCGAAGCATTCCGAGATTATATGGAAGCTGAAGCAGTTACTCCAATTACAAGGGATAACCTAGAATCCAATCAAGGACCACCTGAACCTGATTTAGAAGAAGTTCTGACCGAATATGAGGAAAAGGTTAATAATTTTCTTGAAGGCCAAGCTGACGATCAAAGAATCACAACGCACGACTCAATTGAAGAAATTCGAAACGATTTCATGACAGTCATGTCTAGAAGCCAAGCACAATATTTGATTGAGACCTACGTCCGGGAAGATAATGGACTATATCTAGTAGCAACTGGCGGGCCAGTATTTATTAACCTAGAAGAGCCTTATAGTACAGAGCAAGTTTCTGAAAAGGAATATCAGGTTATCCAGGAAAAGGACGGACAAATGAGAAACGGAATATTCACATTTAACATTGTATACAATGGAGAGGCCTATGTCGTTGACTCAATAGAGCATGAGGAAACTCAATAA
- a CDS encoding MMPL family transporter gives MGKVIKFRWYILIGIIALTGALFVLSPNLTEQAEEAGTFQLSNDADSQRAAEILEEAGSTSDTISIVFALESELNEDQRSSIENMVDEIDSYGAPVEEVVNPFESDELESQFVSEDEQTVLLPIQVDGEEVAINELAEHIRADIIPNEWTAYVTGEPIINHEVNESAQEGLERTEIITVVLIFGLLLAVFRSIVTPLVPLVAVGLTYLMSQSVVAFFIDWFGFPVSNYTQIFLVAVLFGIGTDYCILLLSRYKEELTLGKSVNDAIIETYRTAGKTLVASAISGFIAFMVIIFADFPIYKSAAGVAIGIAILLLVLFTVMPFFMAVLKDKLFWPSKKAAKHSDSKLWAWMSKVSVVRPIFSIFIVAIITVPLLLMYEEDLSFNMVDEIGDGYGSVQGLERIEEAFGTGDSLPIEIVLNGEEELATSEEIPYVEQVVSKVASVEGVKSVRTITRPDGNLLEDLKVDEQYEQIEENFPEAREGLSGVSGGISSIQQNLGELTSQAGPQMSEELVNIQNDLATAFNRLNEAESLLNQAEDLPSTVTRLSEVEDQLDTAESDMEELQSQLSQQGSQGEALAEALGQMSGGIEESRLGIEEIRSGLEDAEEMVTSIEESEAAQSTGLYVPEEVLEEESFSRLVDQYTFGEGNGMTVEVVLEDDPYSVEAMDTLEEIKAQLDSEDLSGALSDAEIAYSGVTSINHDLDEISSDDYTRTIIIMLSSLFVVLLFLLRSVVMPIYMIGSLLLTYFASVSAAELIFVNLLGYDGISWAVPFFGFVMLIALGVDYSIFLLERYNEEATNGVRLQFAMKKAMAKMGTVIITASIILAGTFGAMLPSGVLSLIQIATIVITGLLMYGLIVLPLFIPAVTMLLGKVAWFPFKKK, from the coding sequence ATGGGTAAAGTCATAAAGTTCAGATGGTACATTTTGATAGGAATAATTGCTCTTACAGGGGCTTTGTTTGTTTTGTCTCCAAATTTAACGGAGCAGGCGGAGGAAGCTGGCACCTTCCAATTATCGAACGATGCCGATTCACAGCGTGCGGCTGAAATTCTGGAGGAAGCTGGTTCAACTTCAGATACCATATCAATCGTATTTGCCCTTGAAAGTGAGCTGAATGAAGATCAACGTTCATCGATTGAAAACATGGTCGATGAAATCGATTCATATGGTGCACCAGTTGAAGAAGTGGTGAATCCTTTTGAATCAGATGAACTAGAATCTCAGTTTGTTTCAGAAGATGAGCAAACTGTTCTTTTACCAATACAGGTAGATGGTGAAGAGGTCGCAATTAATGAACTAGCTGAGCACATAAGGGCCGATATCATCCCGAATGAGTGGACCGCTTATGTTACGGGCGAACCAATTATTAATCATGAAGTGAATGAGAGTGCACAAGAAGGGCTGGAAAGAACTGAAATTATAACCGTCGTACTTATTTTTGGTTTACTACTGGCGGTCTTCCGCTCGATTGTAACTCCTTTAGTTCCTCTGGTAGCTGTCGGTTTGACCTACCTTATGAGTCAGTCGGTTGTGGCATTTTTCATTGATTGGTTCGGTTTCCCGGTATCAAATTATACACAGATCTTTTTAGTAGCGGTGCTCTTCGGGATCGGAACGGATTATTGCATCTTGCTATTGAGTAGGTATAAAGAAGAGCTGACATTAGGGAAGTCAGTAAACGATGCAATCATTGAGACATATCGGACTGCAGGAAAAACATTGGTGGCAAGCGCGATCTCAGGGTTTATAGCGTTCATGGTGATTATTTTTGCTGACTTTCCAATCTATAAATCTGCAGCAGGGGTCGCAATAGGTATTGCTATCTTGCTGTTAGTACTGTTTACAGTCATGCCATTTTTCATGGCAGTACTGAAAGATAAACTATTCTGGCCATCTAAAAAGGCAGCAAAACATAGCGATAGCAAGCTATGGGCGTGGATGAGTAAAGTCTCCGTGGTGAGACCTATCTTTTCAATTTTCATCGTGGCCATTATCACAGTCCCTTTACTGCTGATGTATGAAGAGGATCTATCTTTTAACATGGTAGATGAAATTGGCGATGGTTATGGGTCTGTTCAAGGACTTGAAAGAATCGAAGAGGCCTTCGGCACAGGGGATTCTTTACCGATAGAAATTGTTCTGAATGGCGAAGAAGAACTAGCAACTTCAGAAGAAATTCCATATGTTGAACAAGTGGTAAGTAAAGTTGCATCGGTTGAAGGTGTTAAATCTGTCAGAACCATTACTCGACCTGATGGCAATTTATTAGAAGACTTGAAAGTCGATGAACAATATGAACAAATCGAAGAGAATTTTCCTGAGGCTAGAGAAGGATTGTCTGGTGTATCGGGTGGAATTTCATCCATTCAACAAAACTTGGGCGAGTTGACTTCCCAAGCAGGACCTCAGATGTCTGAAGAGCTTGTGAATATTCAAAATGATCTAGCAACTGCCTTCAACAGATTGAATGAAGCTGAAAGTCTATTGAACCAAGCTGAGGATCTTCCTTCTACAGTCACTCGATTATCAGAGGTTGAAGATCAACTGGACACTGCTGAAAGTGATATGGAAGAACTCCAGTCACAACTTTCACAGCAAGGATCTCAGGGAGAAGCCCTAGCAGAAGCACTCGGACAAATGTCAGGAGGCATTGAGGAATCACGACTTGGAATTGAGGAGATCCGTTCTGGGTTAGAAGATGCTGAAGAAATGGTAACTTCAATTGAAGAGAGTGAAGCAGCTCAATCGACAGGTCTTTATGTTCCTGAAGAGGTCTTAGAAGAAGAGTCGTTCAGTAGATTAGTAGATCAGTATACATTCGGTGAAGGTAATGGGATGACTGTTGAAGTCGTTCTAGAAGATGATCCATATTCTGTAGAAGCGATGGATACTCTGGAAGAAATCAAAGCCCAGTTGGATTCAGAAGATTTAAGTGGTGCACTGAGTGATGCGGAGATAGCATATAGTGGGGTTACTAGTATTAACCATGATTTAGATGAAATCTCTTCCGATGACTACACTCGTACGATTATTATCATGTTGAGTAGTTTATTCGTGGTTTTACTATTCTTGCTTCGATCAGTCGTCATGCCGATTTACATGATTGGTTCGTTGTTATTGACCTATTTTGCATCTGTCTCTGCAGCAGAATTGATTTTCGTGAATCTATTAGGTTATGACGGAATCAGTTGGGCTGTACCATTCTTCGGGTTTGTCATGTTAATCGCACTTGGTGTGGATTACTCGATCTTTTTACTAGAAAGATATAACGAAGAAGCGACTAATGGCGTTCGCCTACAATTTGCAATGAAGAAAGCAATGGCGAAAATGGGTACTGTGATCATCACAGCGTCCATCATTCTAGCAGGTACCTTTGGTGCCATGCTCCCATCAGGTGTACTTAGTCTGATTCAGATTGCAACAATTGTTATCACTGGGTTACTCATGTATGGGTTGATTGTTCTGCCACTGTTCATCCCAGCTGTAACAATGTTGCTCGGAAAAGTTGCTTGGTTCCCATTTAAGAAAAAATAG
- a CDS encoding MarR family transcriptional regulator, translating to MDKRLYEAVELFEEVMIYGTSRILKSVDGDVWRDFSREQVQMMKLIEKEEGMTSNRLAELQGVHKSAVSNRLKKLLDKEVVEMIPDENDQRTKLIMLTERGKQVVEKTNEMVFQYIERIFSEHIEEEELEQFISMFRKIKSILKVDGE from the coding sequence TTGGATAAGCGATTGTATGAAGCAGTAGAACTTTTTGAAGAAGTGATGATTTATGGTACGAGTAGAATCTTGAAATCTGTTGATGGTGACGTTTGGCGAGATTTTTCTCGAGAACAAGTCCAGATGATGAAGCTTATTGAGAAAGAAGAAGGAATGACATCTAATAGACTCGCAGAACTGCAAGGGGTACATAAAAGTGCAGTCTCGAACCGTTTGAAAAAGTTATTAGATAAAGAAGTTGTCGAGATGATTCCTGATGAAAATGATCAACGGACGAAGTTGATCATGCTTACTGAGAGAGGAAAACAAGTGGTGGAGAAGACGAATGAAATGGTCTTTCAATATATTGAAAGAATCTTCTCTGAGCATATAGAAGAAGAGGAATTGGAACAGTTCATCAGCATGTTCCGAAAAATAAAATCGATATTGAAAGTGGATGGGGAGTAG
- a CDS encoding GNAT family N-acetyltransferase — MNIRHATEKDLPVILEIYNEAIRTLTATLDNEEMDLEERENWLKSHEDPFFVLVGEIDGNVVGYGSISPHSSKEGYRPTSNLSIYLKAECRGRGYGARMMQALIDQAVDNGFHSVLSLIASGNEASVYLHEQFGFEHRGTLKEVGWKFNRWLDVYYYQKNL; from the coding sequence ATGAACATTAGGCATGCTACAGAAAAGGATTTACCGGTCATTTTAGAGATTTATAATGAGGCGATACGGACGCTGACAGCCACATTGGATAACGAAGAGATGGATTTAGAAGAGCGGGAAAATTGGTTGAAAAGTCATGAAGACCCTTTCTTTGTGTTAGTTGGAGAAATTGATGGCAACGTGGTCGGTTATGGTTCGATCTCACCACACTCATCCAAGGAAGGGTATCGTCCCACCAGTAATTTATCGATTTATTTGAAAGCTGAATGCCGTGGCAGGGGTTACGGTGCAAGGATGATGCAAGCTTTGATTGATCAGGCTGTGGATAATGGATTCCATTCTGTATTGAGTTTGATAGCTTCGGGAAATGAAGCTAGTGTGTACTTGCATGAACAGTTCGGTTTCGAGCATCGAGGAACTTTAAAAGAAGTAGGTTGGAAATTTAACCGCTGGTTGGATGTTTATTATTATCAAAAAAATTTATAA
- a CDS encoding ABC transporter ATP-binding protein has translation MKQSILSYLKPYKLHVGIAWTLMLIELSVELMLPFILGKMIDDGIEVGNYDQVIFWGSIMIGLALLSFSAGITNSFFASHATYRFGYDVREKLFEKVQSFSFKNLNDYPTSSLITRFTNDVRQVQTGIFMALRIMLRAPLLALGGVIMAFIVNWRIALVFFISVPLLIGFLFFLLKKGSSLFKKVQSRLDFVNRVMQENLAGIRLIKAFLRKNHEKSRFMDANTDLMKRTKTSYRVIESSMPVLLFVMNMSLIAIIWLGYIEVGNNQATTGEIVSIVNYALRVSMAISMFGFLTMAFARAKASVERLQVVMDAEVDLLEADDADDSHKITEGKVEFSNVTFRYPGLKANVLDNVSFTAKPREKIAIIGSTGSGKTSLFQLVPRLYDTNEGKVFIDGYPVERLKLDNLRKAIGYVPQAPLLFTGSVFDNIAWGKNDATEAEVMQAAKDAQIHDTLANLPNGYQTKIGQKGVNLSGGQKQRVSIARALIRQPKILMLDDSTSALDLKTESKLLEAIQEYECTTLIVTQKVTTAMESDRILLLDDGELIAEGTHADLLQTNDLYQKVVESQFGKEEAYDQKAAR, from the coding sequence ATGAAACAATCAATTTTATCTTATTTAAAACCATATAAATTACACGTAGGCATCGCTTGGACTTTAATGCTCATTGAATTATCAGTTGAGCTGATGCTCCCTTTCATATTGGGTAAAATGATCGATGACGGAATTGAAGTAGGCAACTACGATCAAGTCATATTCTGGGGATCCATCATGATTGGTCTAGCGTTGTTGTCTTTTTCAGCGGGAATAACCAATTCTTTCTTCGCATCACACGCTACATATCGTTTCGGCTATGATGTACGGGAGAAATTATTCGAAAAAGTACAATCATTTTCGTTTAAAAATTTGAACGACTATCCAACTTCATCGTTAATTACTCGCTTCACAAACGATGTAAGGCAAGTTCAAACAGGGATATTCATGGCACTTCGAATCATGTTACGTGCACCTTTGCTTGCGCTCGGCGGAGTCATTATGGCATTCATCGTCAATTGGAGAATCGCACTCGTTTTTTTCATATCCGTACCGCTTTTGATCGGATTCTTGTTCTTTTTATTGAAAAAGGGAAGCAGTCTGTTCAAAAAGGTGCAATCGCGACTGGATTTCGTCAACCGTGTCATGCAGGAGAACTTAGCGGGTATTCGGTTGATCAAAGCATTTTTACGCAAAAACCATGAGAAATCAAGGTTCATGGACGCGAATACAGATTTGATGAAACGCACGAAAACCTCCTATCGAGTGATTGAATCCTCGATGCCCGTCCTACTTTTCGTAATGAACATGAGTTTAATAGCAATCATCTGGCTCGGTTATATCGAGGTAGGTAATAATCAGGCAACAACAGGAGAAATTGTATCAATCGTGAACTATGCCTTACGAGTATCGATGGCGATTTCCATGTTCGGCTTTCTAACGATGGCTTTTGCCCGTGCCAAAGCATCTGTAGAACGTCTACAAGTAGTGATGGATGCCGAAGTGGACTTATTGGAAGCAGATGATGCGGATGACTCTCATAAGATCACCGAAGGAAAAGTGGAGTTCTCAAACGTCACTTTCCGTTACCCAGGATTAAAAGCGAATGTACTTGATAACGTTTCATTCACAGCAAAGCCGCGCGAAAAGATTGCTATTATAGGCTCCACCGGATCAGGGAAGACTTCTTTATTTCAATTAGTGCCTAGACTTTATGATACGAATGAAGGAAAAGTATTTATCGATGGGTATCCGGTCGAACGCTTGAAACTCGATAACTTAAGAAAGGCAATTGGTTATGTGCCTCAAGCGCCTCTCTTATTTACCGGATCGGTCTTCGACAACATCGCCTGGGGGAAAAACGATGCGACAGAAGCCGAAGTCATGCAGGCCGCCAAAGATGCCCAAATCCATGATACGTTAGCTAATCTTCCAAATGGTTATCAAACGAAGATCGGCCAAAAAGGTGTCAATCTATCTGGAGGGCAAAAGCAGCGTGTTTCCATAGCTCGTGCTTTGATCCGTCAGCCCAAGATATTAATGCTCGATGATAGTACCAGTGCACTGGATTTAAAGACTGAATCGAAATTGCTTGAAGCCATTCAGGAATACGAATGTACCACGTTGATTGTCACCCAGAAAGTGACTACGGCAATGGAATCCGATCGTATTTTACTATTAGACGACGGGGAATTGATTGCAGAAGGAACGCACGCAGACTTATTGCAAACGAATGATCTCTATCAAAAGGTTGTCGAGTCTCAGTTCGGAAAGGAGGAAGCATATGATCAGAAAGCAGCTCGCTGA